The Sebaldella sp. S0638 DNA window TAGTATATCGAAATCTGGAATTTCTTTCTCTGATATTTCCATTATATCTCCCTTTACTTCTTCATCATTAAAATTTTCTTTATATGTGTCAATTGAATATTTATTTATTTCTGAACTAAAAACATTTTCTATTTGAATCCCTAATTCTTTACCCGCCTGCTCCATTCCTAATCTTATTCCACCTATTCCAGCGAATAAATCTATTATTTTCATTTTTTCACCTCTTTTTACTTTTTATCCCAATAACTTAATTCATGAGGAACGATATTTAATAAAAAATCTTCATACGATAATACGCTAGTTTCTTCATTATAATACATCTCTTTTACTTCCTTCAAAACCACTAAATTTATATTATTTCTTTTTAAATTTTCTATTGTTGCTTTTGTTATTGCTGCATCTAATGTAAATAAATGTATTCCTGGCATTTTAGTCCTATCTACTTCTTCAATAACCTGTTGCCATCTTTCACGTAATGAAGTCTTCATACTTATTACAATACATCTTTGACGATTAATTTCATATTTCTCTGCCGACGGAATTATTCCGTCAACTAATTTACCCATATTTTTTTCTTTTAAATATGCCTTTAAATTGGCTTGTGTAGAATATGGATAACCAAATATTGATGTTATTATATATTCCATTATAGATTCAAACGTTTTTCCTGATCTACTTCTTCTGCTATTTGTTGTACTTAGTATTATTTGGTAAATATAAGGCATTATTTTACTATTAAATTCACCCATACTCTCTGATATTATTTTCATCTTGTATTCTTCATCACTATATAACTCATTAACACTTGTATAATTTGATATATCTAAATTTAGTTTCTCCTTATATTCTAAAATTTTTTTTAATTCATTTTCATTATTTGAATATTTTGTTAATTTTTCTAATATAACTTTATGAAATTTATCTTCATCTTTTAAATATTCTTGCCATACACCTTCTCTTATAATTAATATCATGTTCGATACTTCATT harbors:
- a CDS encoding type II restriction endonuclease encodes the protein MEENNLELSEDSNKLWKKEISKTRNEIIKQPLEYIKEYLKNKNVENMKNEVSNMILIIREGVWQEYLKDEDKFHKVILEKLTKYSNNENELKKILEYKEKLNLDISNYTSVNELYSDEEYKMKIISESMGEFNSKIMPYIYQIILSTTNSRRSRSGKTFESIMEYIITSIFGYPYSTQANLKAYLKEKNMGKLVDGIIPSAEKYEINRQRCIVISMKTSLRERWQQVIEEVDRTKMPGIHLFTLDAAITKATIENLKRNNINLVVLKEVKEMYYNEETSVLSYEDFLLNIVPHELSYWDKK